A segment of the Trifolium pratense cultivar HEN17-A07 linkage group LG7, ARS_RC_1.1, whole genome shotgun sequence genome:
GTTTATTATGCACACAAAAAAGGTCTAAACCacatttttaatgaaattattttcaaaaataaaataatatttattaataaataaaggagaatgttaacttgtgcccttaagggcacatgttaagaagataaatgtggaaaaaatttattgaacttgtggtgtattcaattatctaaacattaaattctttgtatcatttaatgttatatttctatttttaggtagcttaacatgtgcccttagggcacaagttaacatgacccataaataaatgattttttcttacAAGAAATAAATCATGATTTTGTTAAGTCCAAGATTTGAACTTGGAACAAAAAGGATATAACATATAATAAGATTGTCATCTTAACTAGCTATgttagaaaaatatttataaccaattaatttatcattatcatattgaAGTGGGATGGGTAGTTCAGCTGATTAAATTaattgagctaagggttaaaagGAAAAACCAATATTTTCAACCTTAAAAGTCTCGCTTGACTCTTGGATTTGTGCATGTATATGATCAAAATATGTTTGGTAATATTTTCCTCATGAGCTTATAGTATTTTCTTTTAGCTcatagtttatatttttttctgtcaattttacccttattattttaataaaataattaatttaaatattaattaaaatattttttttgtcattttatatttatcgaCTAATCAAACGTTAATTTCATTAAatactacaatttttttttttttggtagaaataaATACTACAATTTTAATCCGCTATCAACTAACTTAAATTATTTGttatcctctatatatatatatatatataacttctCATATTCAAAATTAATATCACCTTATGTTTAAATGTGATGATAGAAGTCtctttcaatttaattaatagtaTGGGATTCGATTGAACCCAAGTCTTTTAAAATGTAACAAAGTTAAGAACTCCTAAGAAATGGTTTTATCGCTCGTGTAATTTTATCGGTCCAATTCAATATATTAGATTATGCAGTTGTGTACgaagaatatataaaaaataaaaaaaaaacaatatctATAAGGTGGTGTCATTTAACTCAAGATTGTGTACTTCATCTAAGTACTCTATAACTAGCTGGTTCTTGTAATGTCAATtaagttgttttctttttattatgaaaagtttGCTAGCTTACAGAATGAGTGGGGTTGAGTCTTAATTAGTTTTCTTAACTACTCTCAACTACACTGTACCAATTATTGTTGTCCCTTTTCATAGTTATTAGTAGTTGCCATCGAAGAATTGTCTAAatctcttattattattttttacataaaattgATTAATGACAAAAGCTGGTCCTGTCTATCCTTTTTTCTTTAGTACTTCTATAATAATGTCAAAATTTCTATTCACTTGGGAACAAAAATTAATGAAGAGGTATATTTATATGGTAACATACTATAAACAAGGTAATACTATTACTATACATTACTAGAGTAATAATTGTATAAGGAAAATTATAGTAGTATACCCCAAAATTTTGGGGTACTAATTATTGAAGAGGTGTATATACATCACACTAGTTTTGTACGCATATTTCTAAAAATATCACTAgcttgaatttttatttttgctgaATAAAGTAGGTAGCTTGATCATTTAACAAGTGGAAAGTAGCAATTCAAGcaaatttaatcaaattaataaaattttgaaaaatgccaAACATCACACTACTAGTCTAGCTTTTGAAACCTGTTAATGAGTAgagtgtttggttcaaatttaAAGTAAGCACGTAAGAAATTGAATTGAGAATTACTTCAAAATTTAGGATAATATAGTCATTAAATTTAAGTGCTTATGGAAAATATATAAAGATTTTTTACCCCGTTAATTAATCATACAAATGAATGAATGTAATTTCTTGATAGTTTACATTTTTTACACTTGATCAAAATTTAGCTCATATATTGTTAATAAGTTGATATGAAGTTCGTCTCATATGTGAATGATTGTGATATGTTGATAGTgtaaactttttatatttacggtggatcaaaattaaattcatataaattgatttttatctTGGAATAATTATAAGATCTCataagagtttataaagagaccttacaagccggtattttattttttaacggCCCTTACAAGACGATATTGTAAGAATGAGTTatattcaatataaaaaatttatatagtaTAAGAGTATATCGATAAAACAACTTACGGTTTATATACGCACCGAGTCTAAcatacaaaatatataattaaggCCTAATAAGAGTTCATAAAGAGATGCACCTCTTACCTTACAAGTCGATTATGTAAGAATGAGTTATATCTGATGTACAAACTTAATATTGTATAAGTCGTTAGATGGTGCATTGGGAAAAACTCAAGTTTCAcgtaaaaaaactatataaggTCCGATACATGAAGATATGCACTTCTCATCTTACGTATCAGttttgtaagaatgagttaGATTAATATAAAATGCTCATAATAATTagtaatatataagtaaaaaatcaATTTGTGTGAAGAAGAAAATTAAATCAAACCTGTAAAAATTCTTTCACATGTTGGATCACAAACTGCTGGTAGCCTATGGGAGTAaaactttttcttcttattgGCAGAGTAAAATAATTAAGACCAAAATCATTGACACCAGCACTGATGAAAAACACTGCCTTCTTGATATGATTTTCAGTTCCTTGTTTACCAAGCACACTTTCTAGCCTTAATTTGCATTCTCTGAAATATTCCAACTGTTTTGGTATTGGAATTACATTCTGAAATAAACAGaggaaaaaaatatagtaaataaataaataaatcatgtaaaaaaaaattataaacagaATGaggaaacaaaaattatatttatttaaataaggaaatataaggaaatataattttgtttttgttttcacgaCCAGTATCCGGCTCACTGCAACGCCTAATTTGATTCAGGGAttagttttgacatcaagtgattctaACTCCTCCTAATCACATTTGCGGAGTATCAAACTGGTCTTCCCTATCAAGTTCAGTTCCAATAACTACTTGACCAACTAACGGGTGGTAggaaatataatttattttgataaacaattaattaagcagaaaaagaaagaatatcGATAGATGCATACAGCAATTGATACTGTAAGAGGGTCATAACCAGAACCAGCAGAAGCAAAACTAACTCCTGTCATAAGCTCTTCCACATTTGTGATAATTCTTGGGTCCAAATAAGCTGGAAGAAGCTCTTTTTTCACACCTACATAAGAAGCTGCAAAATGCATTCACATTTTGTCACATACcatactataaaataaaaaataaaaaacttgaaCTTATAAATTCAATGaatcattcatgtatatatatatatatatatgttatacCAATGAAATCAGTGGATAATTTTCCATTGCAGAATCTTCCAGTAGGAACATTGTTTGGGAAATCTATGCCATATGGTGGAAAATTTCCTTTGAAAGGTGTGTTTATATAGTTATTGTTTCCAGGGTCTACTGTGGAATCTCCAAAAACATAAAAGCCAGAGACTTTTTTGTTTAAAGCTTCAACTTTTGTTGTGAAATATAGCAAGcaaagaataaaaattatttgcataaaagaaaataataataagtgcTTATTAGAGTTCTTCATGCTTGGTTGAAACAAGTTCAATTGAGAAGTTTTTGAACTTATAGGCCAAGAAATATGATGATATTGCTCAATTTGctcttgtgtatatatataggCCAAGTGCAACAAGATtatataacataacataacTACATTTATAAGATAAGAATAAGTaatacattttaattattaataagaaaatcaaatattacaTATGTGAGCAAACACAACCATaattattaaaagttaaaacactATGTATGAAAATAGTGTGTATTACAATTGTCAATCAATAGCTTATTAAAAAAGCAATTGTCAATCAATACATATGTGACTCAACTTTAAGAGAATTTGAGTTAGAATTTTATTCTTtgtccaattttatttattcttctgtcgaattttaaattattaatgattGATTCCTCTCTTAAAAATTGGAGGcttaagaccaaaaaaaaaaatacacattgcatatgaattttaaattttattgaagtATAGTAAATGTTATCGGGTTTATATGAGGTGTGTTATACCAACTTGTGggataaaacaaaaattgtatatatgttgtaattttgttaacattttctggtttatatatatgtttggaCACTCTCATCATCTCTGATTTTTAGGAGTAAGATTCGGACtcatttaatataatattataattattagaTTAGTCTAATAATAATACTTCCTCCggttctttttataaggaataatttgaaaaaatcacacagaccaaggaatcacatttaacataattattttcatttaatactcttataaatttaaatttattccatatatacccttatttaattactctttattcaactaatttacttatttttaaattctctctcataataaataagggcacaagtgaaattgaacatttaaaacatttgaaaattggtcaaagtttcttataaaaaggaccaaattttttgccctaagtgttccttataaaaaggatcggagggagtattagaGTAGAATGACAATGCAGGTAATAAACGGAAATGGATTAGGTGCAGTTGAAATTTTGGTGCAGTCACTTTATAACTGTTTGATCACGATCGGACGGTTTAAATAAATGTAatcaataaataagtttttaaattaTGACTgtccgatcttgatcggacgACTACAAGTAGCCCGACTGCATGACTACATCGAAAAAACGAATGCATGCAATTCAGGTCCTCTCTTAGAGATTAAACTCTGGAGATCCTTACTCCTTCTTAAACTTCTCCAACATTACCAACTTTTTACTATTGGACAGCATTTTGGAggacaaaatattttctttcacTAGTTTACATTATGTTTTATTAGTTGGGAAATTAAATCAAAGTACATCCTTGTGTATATGTGACAGCTTTTTCTCAAGTTCCCAACCACCATGTGTTATATAATTTACCATATGAAATATGAAGGATAATGTGAAAGACCaattacatataataaaaaatgagtaaaTTATTAAATTGGTCTTTGTCCACGTAACACATTTTTAAATAGATCGTTactcttttaatattttaaattagtcTCTGTCAAATATGTTTCAATTTGATTCCGCCATGAACATTTATTTAGCTTACCGTCAAATAAGTTCATGTCTTAATCCACTTTATGTTAAAATAGTAGCTGATATTTTCAATTTACCGTCAAATTAATCCATAGTTTTAccaatttatattaattaaataatcatTATTTTAAATTGACCATTGATTACGTGACACTTAACACTTCACACATTTTACGCCGTTAGAAAATCGATGTCAATAAGTAAAccatattaaaaaaacatatgaCAGATACAAGACAAATTTGAGATATTAAAAGGATTCAATGAccttttaaaaatgaattaccTAGATAGATACTAGTggtttactaaaaaaattagtgTGCCAGCATAGTTAGTTCATTTGGACAAGTAATGTTTAGAATTTAGATAATCATGTTCATATGTGAAAGTCTTGTGCTGTATCCTTAATAATTATGATATTACCAAAATAATatgaatatatgatatatgatgcACTAGTATACACACGCAACTATAGTATTTCAGAAAAATGCACACAAAAAAGGGCATCAACTTACGTATGACAACACCCATTAATATtatatcaatcgttagttggttcagtggtgattggtgttgaacttggtagggaggaccacgggtTGATCCCTCGCAACTGTGATCGGAAggaggctggaaccacttgatgccagaactgttttccgaaccagattaaactggtagcGATAGTAAAAAACAcccattaattaatattatccATTTATCATCAAGTTTAATTATATATCTACATTTGAATCTTAGCTTACTCATTTTAGTAATTAATTATCCAACTAtagtatttgtaaaaaaaagtgaaaaatcgTACAATAAAACTCAAACTCCTATAAATTAATCGTAATAGTTACTAACTGAGTTATAtttagtaattaatttaaaagggCATTTGGTTGAATTTTTATGTTGTTAGTACAAACTACAAAGTGGCAAGTGCCTACCAAACTATATCTCGTCTTTCACTAGTATGGATATGTCAATGTATTAATTAGTACTATCCACTAATTCTGCTGAGATGATAAGATATTGATTGGATTATAAAAGTTTGAGTCCAAATTTAGTACTATAATAACATTTAATTGAAACAATATATAACAATCACAATTTTTGAATGCATGAATATGTTATACCACAAGCTAGGCAAATTTTGTTTAGACCGCAAAAGGAAATAGTGTACAAGATATATACAATTAGCTAGGCAAAGATCATACACCTTTCAAACactattataagaagaaaaaaaaattaaataactaatctataaaatatttgatttataaattCATTAGATATATCCAATGAATCTATAAACTAATTTTGActtattattgttgttggaaAACCTCAAACTTTGTGTGCAAACTTTGGTGGTGGTTACTTTTGCACGAGATATTGCTATTGGAACACAATCAGTTACAAATCCGTAGTTGAGTAAGACTTCCATGAGGGGCGGAGCCCttcatgggctggacagggccatggcccgccccagaatttttaatttttttttcataggtataCTATGTAGCGGCGGTTGTAAACCCCCGCTAAATAGTATGTgtagtttgttatattttattttgcgggggtttcaaaccaTAAAATTCAGTATTCTTTACCAGGTTTTCATTTTACGGGGGTTTCTAACCCCCGCTATTTTTTACTTCCCAgaattcaaatgattcaaatatactttttaatttatttttttaaacatcccttctaatgttttattctttaataatttatagatgtcttaaaatgtgtaatttattttgtcgaagtattcaagtatatttttttggagaaaaaagtactcaaatttttatttaaaatagagtttgtgcataaaaattcatgtttgatcaatctttgttaaaaaaatttaaatttttgttagagagatgcatataatattataaacataaattcaaaaactaattaaaaagtatgaagtttacacatttgacataaaatatatttcataatatattttttaaatttatttaataaacatgttaatggtccaccttttaactatttttgagatatccaTACTAGACAGACTCTCAATAtaatatgtctttttttttagtaatttcttttgcatattcgatttatatttgtagcggcccgccccaatttttcgggctagctccgccactgtcCATGATCATGTGATTATATAAAtttacatgattttttttattatttatgaaataattaaaagaataaaatgaaaaagtaaaTGTTGTGAGTGTGACTAAGAGACTCTTATATGGTCACATGAACATATAAGATTAATTCTCCATAGCTACATCTTAAAGCCTCTTAAATAATCTGCACAACCAATTAAGgtcataaaaatatcaaaataagctaaaatgaacaagaatgaattaatttaaaaaactcGTTGAACACGTAGTCAAGAGTTTGATTTATGACCCTTGAGTATGGAAAGAATCCGACTGAAATAAAAAAGCTCatcttattaattaattattatcgTTAATTTTTGCCTTTGTCCCTAACTgcattcaaatataaattagtttatCTTCAACATATCACTTTTAGATAAAATTAATTCATTTGCCGTTGTAGAATCAAATACACGCTTATAGTTTCTTGCGAAAAAGGCAACTTTCCTTACTATAAACACACACGTAGAGCGAAATGGGATTCTTTATGGTCAAGCAAATCTATAATTCACGCATTTAAAAGTTTATGACTATCCGATTAAGATCAGACAAttcaaaaaataacaaattttaaattttattttctaattccacatttcaatttctttttactaTCACCACAATTTAATCTAGTTCGAAGATCAGTTcggacatcaagtggtttcagccctctcccgattgcagttgcgaatgatcgaaccgtgatcctccctaccagcgtcaatcaccactaaaccaactaacgattagttccacatttcaaaatttgaatatgaGACACCCATAGTCTGTTTGGCAAGACACAATTACAAGCATTAAATCAACCTACCGCCGATGACTCAAATGTGGGTATGTATGG
Coding sequences within it:
- the LOC123898444 gene encoding GDSL esterase/lipase At5g45960-like, with protein sequence MKNSNKHLLLFSFMQIIFILCLLYFTTKVEALNKKVSGFYVFGDSTVDPGNNNYINTPFKGNFPPYGIDFPNNVPTGRFCNGKLSTDFIASYVGVKKELLPAYLDPRIITNVEELMTGVSFASAGSGYDPLTVSIANVIPIPKQLEYFRECKLRLESVLGKQGTENHIKKAVFFISAGVNDFGLNYFTLPIRRKSFTPIGYQQFVIQHVKEFLQGLLAEGAQRIAITGVPPIGCLPVMITLNSPNPYLQRDCIQQFSSTARDYNRLLQNELQAMQLQLKSSNSSAKIFYIDIYEPLDNMIQSHQKFGFEDIDSGCCGSGIIEATYLCNKFSNLCPDPSKYMFWDSIHPTEKAYHNLFLAFQPTIDFIVNN